In Sparus aurata chromosome 5, fSpaAur1.1, whole genome shotgun sequence, the genomic window ATGTAAAACTACTGTTGGGAAAGTCTTAACCACTAATatgaacatgtttaaaatatatatctatatattacCACAAGCTCATCCTGACAATCAGCCAAGGCAGAGGTGACACAACGTACTATACAATCACGAGCTAGCCAGTATATGTACTTAAGGTGATTCATACGAAAAACATTGCTTACTTTGAAATACTGTTGTTTgcataaaggacttgaagaagtgGTCCGTCCATGTTGACATCTTCAATTGTGATGCCGCTATAAAATTAGAGGAAAATTAGCTTCAGTTACTCATCAGTTtcgtttttattttaaatgcgTATTACCTAGGGTCAGCTAATTACCTTGGACGTGTCAAgatgttctgttttcttctcaAACCTTTATGTGATTAATGAGTTAAGGAAATACAcaagaaataatacaaaaaaagacagtttcgggttgtgtgttttctgtttggttacagACAGGAGGCTGGCTgtgctagcagcagttagctagTGCTACATCCACTGTGCTAGCAAACACTGGGCGCCTCCGACAAGGATATTCTCTTCAGTGAGTCTCTGAATGTCGGCATCACACTCCTCCAGTCTGCTCCTAAGCTGGCCCATTTCCTCCTGGTCTTCCTCATCATCTGTGAAGCGAATGTGCTTTGATAACGTTGGTGCGGAGTCATCGAGCTGCTCAAAGAGCTCACTATCCCCGAAATCAACTTCAGCCATTTTTTTCCCAGCTCACTGATGCAGGACGGGAGTTCAGAGGTCAAAGCAACTACTCTTCATTTTCATTGGTCCCCTTTATGTCATGTGATACGTGGACGAAACCATAATCGGTGTGAGCAGTATCAGGGGTTTTGTTGGCCCACAATTTTGGTTTACAGGTTCTACAACTCCTACAAGAAGGGAAGACATTGTAGGCTGCTTACATTGAATGAAACATAGGACTAGAtgtaacacacaacacacctgttGTAACCTTTCTGTAAGTCTGTAGTCTGGACACATGAAATAAGCACCCCTAAGAAGATCAACCTATTTCTACAGTTGATTCCGACATGTATGCTCCAGTTTAATTTTCATAACTTCCCACTCTGAAATGTTGAAGCAACTATGACGCTCGGCTCAAGTTCCGCTGTTTTtatagtttgtttgtgttttgtttctaaaGCAACCAATATTATAAATACTGACTTATTTAGTCTGTAAGGCATCGTTGAGGGCTTCTAATACGCTAACGTCTTTCTGTTTAGTTGAGCTACTTCGGTTTGTTGCAGGCGAGTGTCTTTGCTTTCGTCTTTTCtgataaaacactgaatctTTCTCCAAGATGAGACACAAGTGTGACTGAGTGGGAAGCTTTTTTGCTTTAAGCAATGGCAGGTAGCTTAACTATCCCGTTAACTTTACCGCAGTGGGACGGGGGCTCACGCAAAATTCGCTTTATCCATTTGGTGGATCAGACATCGTTCAGGCTGACAGACTGTCCCAACAAGGTGAGCGTTAACATGCAAAGGGATGTGATTGTTCTAAGAGCTCCAATGACGGTGGTAGATTTGTAGGTAGAATACTAAGACACACCCACTTTTAAAGGATTTTACTGCTTCTTtaattttatatgaatatttacaataagaatttaacatttattttcactggcttccatgtcatgtgaccccaTACCAATGCCGAATTGTATTACTACACTGGTCACATAAGACAGACCTGTTTTTAATGACTGTTActgcttcttttattttataagaatatttacaatgaaaattctgcttttttttcccaatagcttccatgtcatgtgacccagtgacccAATACCAATGCCGAATAGTATTACTACACTGGTCACATAAGACACGCCTGTTTTCAATGGATGTTActaattcttttattttatatgaatattcaTAATGAAATTCTGCATTTCTTTTCAATAGCTTCCGAGATCAATGCAGACAAGTCTTCTTATATTGGCTGAATGCGAcacatctgtttttatctgGATTTTACtggaatttctatttttcatgaatattttaaagaaaaatctgaAGGTGCCTTAATACACTACCATCTCTTTATTGGTTTCAGAGTTCAGTGGTTCCTCTCTTTTTAGGAGCTGATCTCTTCTCCAATACCGACATCCGTACAGAGAACCATCCCAGACATCACGCAAAGTTTGCCAAGAAAGGACTggcaacaaaaatacatttttcctcAGGTAAAATTAGAGTAGTACCAAAAGGCATATTACTGACTTGTCTTACATCAGTGCGCAAACACTGACACTTCACAATCTTCTTGTTGCAGAATTTAGGTTCCATGGGTTGAAGGTACCTACTGTCAGTAACAGCCTCTGGTTCTACAGTGTTCAAGGACTTTTTCGAATAGCCTTTGAAATGTACAGTAAGCAAGAGCAGCTTGCTGTGCTTGAGAACTTCCAGGTAGAGTATAGTTCACTTTATGTTTGTCTCTGCAagacatacattttttgttatatgtATACCACTATATATCTTTTCATATATTATTGTCTTTCCTTTGCAGGATGTTTGGAAATCACAGATAAATGGCAGCCCTCTGAAGACGAGTTACAGCCTCAGTGTGCAGCTTGACTTTGCTATACCCAGCAGCTTGCATGACACAGAAGCAAGCAACGAAACCCCATCACAACCTCTGCATTGCCAGGCTGGCAGAGAATCGGTGGATGTATATGGCAGTGACAGATCAGCAGATCATGACTATTGTTCTTTTTCTAAGCAGAGCTTGCATAGTGAGAACCACCAACTGGTGGTATCCAAAGTAAGACAGAAATTGCAAAGCTTGGATGACAAACTCTCTTCTGTGACTCTCAGCTCCTCAGGACTTGAGACTGTATTGCTACTTTTGGAGAACGTTGATCGGTGCATAAATGGGAATCTAGAAGAAAAGGATGTGACAGAAGCTGTACTAGCCCTGCTAAAGGCCAAAGACTGGGGCTGTGTGTATTCCAGTAACCTGCTTAGCTGTGTAGGACGTTGGCTCGGCCAGCAGTTTCATGCAGCCAACAGCAGCATCAGCCGGAGGGTGGAGGGCTTCAAAGTTCATCATATTGAGAGAATTAGTGACTTGCCACCTGCTGAGGAACTAGCCACAGAGCTGTTCCCAGAAGCAATGCAAACACTGCTGCTTCATTGGATGGGTTTAAGTGAAGAGTCCACCctggagaagagacacagcgAGTTCCCAATCCTGCTCCTTATCCTTGAGTTTGCCAACCACAACCTTATCACTGGTGTGGCTCATGTACTATACTCAAGTCttatatgtaaataaatgtggATTTCTATGAAGGCATCAGCAGAAATCAAGGCAATGTGACTGAACTTCCAGTGTTcgaatacatttatatttttgtatgtgAAGTTGTCCGTTCTTCCTTTGAGAAGTCTATCTTTTGTTAcaaagattacatttttaataactaGGGCTGGGTGACAGTTGACAATTTGTCAACTTCCTGTGGAATATTACATTAATGTGTGCGTGAAATATTTGTACAAAATGTTATTCCAGTTGAGTACTACTGCGTATTTTAACAAAGTAtcataaagccttttgtggctccagaagaagctgcatgtaatctggtGTACAGAatcctgtgatgtcactcagtggctaaattgctcTGCGGGCAAAACCAACTATGCAATTTATCAGATAacattcagcttcctctgggGCCCCAAAAGAGTTTGTacaactttttcacatatgcagtagcacTCGCATAGATCTGTAAGCATCTAAAATTGGCGGTTACCCTTTAATGATTGCAAGCAAATTCTGTTTAAAATCACCAAAAGAAGTGTTATTTTATATAGATGATTTCTGCTGTAACCCACAACAATTAATTTAACTTCACATCAATTTGACCCTGTCTGATTATGCCTTGATTTTCTTACATTGCAAGATAAATTGACATgggaaaatatgtttgttaaTTTAATCCTTAAGGCCCAGCCCAAGCATTAACACAATTCAAATTGAACCAAGAGGTAATAACTCACACAAAtatcacataaaataaaaattgaggtgaaaagaaaaaaaaatattcaacacaAAACTAATTTATTTCAATAACATTTGAAATTTGTGATTACTCCTCAAGCCCATCGTCATCCATGGTTTGATCCTGAAGACAATATGTATTATAttcccattttctttttcccaatCAGGAGAAATTAAACTAAGGGACTATAATAATGCTACATTGACTTCAGATGCCTTTCCATAAGTTGATGTAAACAGTGCTCACTTGAACCacaatatattcagtttatgtTCAAACAATTACATATCAATAAAtgtttgagtttaaaaaaaaagctaccaCATTATTCAAACAAATCTAATTTTAACCAGTATCAACCAGTCAAACTGATGCATCCTTTTTGCAAAGATGTACGGATTCAACACTGAGACAAACTCAGCATCTGACTATTTACAATGTAATGTTCCAATATGCAAAATGTTTGTCTATAAATAAATTACAGATTCAGAGCAACATCCATGCAAGCTGCATCCTCAAGCTTGAGGGCTGGCGATGAATTGGTGGTCCTATATGATCAGATGAGTGGCAAAGACGGCCGATGTTTGGCGCTAGATAGAATCCATTCCACGggagaatgaggaggagaaGCCGAGGCCCATTCCTCTCTGGGTGTGTGTCTGAGACCGTGCCATCTCGTACTGAACATCAAGGTTCCTAAACATCTCCTCCTGCTTTTGAAGAGTCTTCATACCTTCATCGTTAATTGGTTTGGCAGCTTCAGCCTCATCCTCTCCCTGTAAAGACACCAGATCAATTTTAAGTTAGGGGTTAGAAAAATCTAAGTGGTGGACTCAAGATTTACTGGAGGAATTAAATCTATATTTGTTAAGTAGATTGCCATATTGATACTTACTTTAATACCCATTAGTTTGCGAAATTTAACATTTTGGTCCTTGTTTCCAAAGTTTAGCTTCTCCCACAACTCAGCTGTCTGGgacttgtcctttaaaattgaaaacaaatgatgagAATCACTAGTGATAATTACGTATGAAAGATAAAACATAACAATATCTATTATTATCTTAATCCAGTCTtactccttctttctttccctgccatagcattttcctctttttttcctgctccGCGAACTTCATGGGGTTTACAGAAGATGGGTTATAGTAGCTGGGCACAGCAATACCAGTCTCTGCCAGTGTTTTTGCTTGGAGGGCCGCCATCTGTGCTGCCATAGCAATCTGAGGCGTGACCTGCGTCCCAGAGGCCAGGAGGGCTGCCACATTGAGTCCAGGGTTtgaggaggctgctgctgcagcagcagcagctgctgcgaTAGGGGCCGCCACTGGAACAATACACAGACCAGCATAAGTAAGTAACTGACACCTGACTTAAATGATCTAAGTTTTCAAATTTGGCACAATGAGCGCCTTTCACCTGCAGCTATctcctgctgttgctgctgctgtttctcaaacatttccttctccttctgctcctgcAGTTTCTTGGCTCTCTCCAGCCTGCAGCGATAATGGGATCATGTTACTGTTTAGTTTAAGAGCATATAGTGTTAGCTGCTGTGTACCTAAAAGTGATAATACAGATGTAAGCAAAACATCTCAAGTACATTTTGAGCATTTGTACCTGGGGGGGCCAGTAAAGATTTGAATTAAATGCGTGGAGTGAAAGGAAAAGCAACATGCACCCAAGGTCCCCGGCCAGACTAAAAATTATGGATGTTATAATGACATGGTCAGTGTCTTAGACATCTGGGCCACCAGTACACCCCACCTATCAAAACTGTATCTTTCCTTGTTTTCCTAccaatgtgattttcttttatgAACAATAATGCTCTCTGGTAAGTGCAAAATGGATGAAAAGTCAGATTGCAGAAAACGAATCTATGCTTAACTTCTAACAATATCATCTTCTTTAACTGTCATTAACAGAGCAGTACAAGTTGAATATTTATGTAAAataagtggagaaaaaaaaggctttgtaGATGCACGTATGCAGATGCAGTAAGTGCTGCTAATTGCTCAGAACTGGCCAGAACAGTATGACCAACCATCTACTGTAAATGCCCTGTAAACTGTTGCCTTGCCTTCTGGCCAGGGCCTCTTGTGCATCCATAGCTGTGTTTCGGCCCCGGAAGGCAGGTGGATTAACAGACCTGCTTCGACTCTTTCTGCGCACTTTCTCACTCCTTTTCTTTCGATCTCTGGTGGAACAACCAAATTCACATTGTTAATGGCATATAGAATGGCAATCATGAAAGACAACAGTTCTCAAACTTTCAATTAAACCTACCTGCTTTTACTGCGACTTCTGCTATGATGACGGTGTTTGGTCCTTGAACCTGAGCGAGACCTGGCCTTCTTCTTTCTGTCCCGGCTGCGCGATCGTGATCTCCGTTTGTCCTTACTTTTGCTGTGATGTCGCCTGAAAGACATAATATGAATCAACATGAGTGGTAGTGAAAATAAAATTTTGTTCTTGctaaatatttttgaaaagatAATCTACAGTATATAAAAATGCTAAGTTGTATTCAATAAGACCAGaatttctaaaataaaaaaagttctAGCCAAAGCATCAATATGGCCATCTCATACATAACTCAGCAATTACTTCAACTACAACAGACGATTTGTGACAAAGAATTTTCCTGTGTCATTCAACTTCACTAAGATGATGTGCTGAATTTCTTCCAGACTAACCTCTCTCGTGAGTGTGACCTAGACAAGCTCCTTCCCTTGGAGGGCCTCCTGTCTTTGCGTCTGGATCGCTCCTCTCCATGCTCTGCTGAAAGTCTCTCTGGCTCTTGCTGctcatctgtttttctgtgtgatttggATGGCTTCTGAGAATCTCTCTTTCGTGCCTGTTTTAAGAAGAAGTTGTCTCTTTCAGGAAAATAGTGCAACAAAAAGAGTTAGTACCATGGCTTAGAGCAGACGGTATGTAaattttgaaatgttgaaaaaaaaccttgtcaTTTCAAATCCACTCTCATAAGATACACAGAATGTCATTCAGTGAACATGATTGCAAGCGTGGGCAGTTCTGGGATCAATTTGACAGCACTAATTTCGATATAATTATATGAATTCAACAAATCAGCTTGTATGGGACttctcaaatattttaataGTGCAAATCTTTAGATAAGATTCTCAGGAAAGGAAATGAATGTGGAATGTgagttaaggcacaaaaacaatTCAGTGTTACCTAAATGCTTTGAACTTGAACCCACTGAAAGACGGAAGTAGGGATGGGCATCCAACTTACTTTTTACAGCTTCTTTACTTATGTCATCCAAATCACATAACACACAATGACAAATTAACATGAAACAAGGGTAAACTTCCTCAACACAAATGATGCAATTCTAAAATATATTATTTGCCAGGGTAACCATTCCTATTTCAGACTCACATCATCTTTATCGCATGTAAACATACTTTGGAATGGTTCTCAATTCGTAAGATGTTCACAAAAGAGGAGGACGGTAGTTGTTATTCTTTATACAGCCAAATTGTTGATATGAAAATTGCGTATTTGGATAGCCTATGACAAAAATCCAAGAGATTCTGTTTGGGTTCATTGCAGGATCAATTAGTTCAAATTATGCCCATCCCTGGCTGAAAAAGATGCAAACGTTAATTCCATTTTTTCTACTAATACTGTGAGACAAAGAGTTTGAATGGCAGATAGTTACCTGTCCCAGTAGAAGACATAATATTTTGCTATGTCAGCAGGGTCTTCTGTTCAGTCTCTTCGTGCAATAGCACGCTGAGTATGatttattgtagaaatgttatCATGTGATCTACACACAggttttaacaaaaaaataaaaggaaacaaaagctACTCTTCACCATTTAATATGGTTACAAACAATGACAGATATCCAAGGATGAAAACTTCCTTTGAGACATGTCAATATAgggagtgtaaaaaaaaaaaaccttttccaTGTGAGTAATGCCAACTCCATCTATGTCTTTGCTCTTAACTTTGGTTACTGCAAATTACCTACCCTAATAAAAAATACTCACCTTAACCTACAACTAACAAGGAATACAACTTAAGGACTCAAAATCACATCATATGTGTTTCTAGTCATAGAAATGTATATATTAATTTACCTCTTTGCTCCTGCTTCGACTCCGTCTGTATTTTCTGTCACCTGGAAACAGCAGAAGGCACAGTGCTGACTAACATACATTTCAAAATTACCTCTCAGCTGAACcaagaaaagggaaaatgagTTAGTACAGTGGGCTACAAGgctacatttatttcagtgtacAAGTAAGTGGGTTTCTGTTTTCTTCCCAAACATTCAACTGATGAGTTCATCACTTAATGAGCGTATACAGTAAGAACCAATGTAATTCCATGGCCCTATACGAACTCTTCTGGCATATTCAGCACTATCTGGGTGCTGTTACTGAATACTAACGTTTTCGGTCCCTGGAGCGTGACCTTGACCGTGAATGGTGGTGTTTGGAGCTTCTTGGAGATCTGGATGACtccatgctgtgtttttttctgtgatgaacTGGAGAGCCTGTTCTGGTCAAATCATCGGAGTCATTGTCACTTGCCTGAAAgaaatcagaagaaaaacacaaaaaaacatcagcaggAAATCTGTGTGGCTCCTGTGGTGCTATCCTAGTTGAATACACTTAGAAAAACagaatgaatcatttatttCTTAATACAAGTGGTATGACTGGGAGCTTATTCTTTGTTCAGGTTGCTTGATATTACAACTGCAAATAATACATACACATTCGCAATGAATGGATATGTTTTTATATACAACTCCTCCATATTTGAGAGCAGAGTGATTCTATTACAAGGTAAATCTTACCTTGTTAACAGTTTTGTTAAATATTGGCTGCCGTTGCTAAATAGCCAGTCTTTAAAAACACAGCATTTTAaccattatattatttttaagaaCATCCTGTTTTTGATTCACCTTGCACAGCCTTGTGATACTGGGCACTTTCTATTTCACTGAACATCCTGTGGTAAACACATGACATCCTTGGACGATTGTTTAAAATCAACAGAGTTCAGTCGCTTCAGATGGTTATGGATAAAATCAAGAATTACAATAATACTTATATGTTAGCTATATATGTTACATACATATGTGGTCAGTGGTTACCATATACTGAAACAACGCTTTCGAAATTTTCCATCAATGATATTGTCTTGCTTTATcaccaaatacaaaaaaatatccACATCACAGGTCATCACCATGTTAAAACAGCTGCAACTTATACTTATATATTTCCAACTTCCGCAATCGAAATAGGGGATAATACGATATAGTATTCGAGTACCGTTTTTAGACCAAAATCTATACTTGTTAAGGACGCAGCACTCAAAATAACAAATCAGTTAGCCAATATGCTATCTACATTGGCTAAATCACCACTACGTTCGTCATTCATTCTACCAGAGAGCGATTTTAGCGCTAGCTTAGCTAAGTCGCTAAATCGCTAAGCTAGCTACCAATAGCCGCCATCTTTAAGAAAAATGATTTCCAAATAGAATTGTAAACTCATACACACATCATTAAAAAGTTGTTGCATTCATGTGCGTCCtgtctgtatttgtgtaatGATACTTACCGACATAATTCCGAAGCACACTGTAGTATATATCACGGCTGTTTCGTTGACTGTGCAAACGAGCACGGAGAGGTAGCTAGCTGCTCAACAGCCGTTGTCTAGCTCAGCTAGTTTGTTTTAGGTTGCCAGGTTTTACCTTTTGAATTCCCTACTTTCAGCCAAATTCCGAACAGAGTTGCTGAACACTAACCGGACCTTACAAGGATCAAGAGCAACAAAAATACGTAAAAAGTATATAAGGTATTTCAGTGATATGTAGTTATATAGCGGTGAGGGGAAAGCAAAGGCGCCTCTAGCCTTTAAGACACTGCAGTAAATACAGCTGAGCAATCGACTGGAAGGTATAAAACCTGGCAACACAGAGCAGGCTATCCGGTCCTTCCTGCTATGCCCCGCCCCGCTGTGTGGCTCTATGGGCTGATTTTCCCTAAATGAAGTCTTTCAGGTAGTACTTAATCCATGGCTGTATACCACCCAAGCAAACTCCACCAATTATGTGGTTAGATTTGGATTCGAGTGGATACTAGTATATTTCAATATGTGACTGTGGTTTTCCGTGCCAGTCCTGACGAAGGAGGAGTGATTAGGACGAAGTCTTAAGAGGGAAGCTGTACCTGGAAGGCAAAACCGAGAGACTCATTAATCCACGGAGGAGCTCCCTGTCAGTTTACAACAACCCGCCAAATTCTAAAGCGAATACTGCAAAGTTATGTCGCCTTGGTGTTTTGTCGCTGTCATCTTATTCCAATAGAGTGGTGAGTTACAGTCAACTGTAAACACATTGTAAATGGCCAGTCTGTCAATACGTATAGATATCAGAAGTTCATCTTGAATCTTGTTCTTCTTGTACTAACTCTCAGCTGGCTTTGGCTtttgctagctagcattagcaataTCATCACATCATCAAGGGGAGGTTGATGTATGCTAGCTGTGACGCATCTTAagtaaacaactcgtgtttaagcAGTCTTGGatacaaaaaaatgataaatacaaATGTCTTACTTCTTCCATGTGACTTAGCACCACGGAATTGCGATGTGGAGCGACGTTGAACTTCTTACCAACGAAGATACAAACACTGTCCGCTTCGGCAGTGTGTCGAGGGAGGAAAATGGTAGCGGCTTGTATCAGGTGGACACACTGGTCAAAATCTCCACTGCCAATGAGGTAATGGACGTCAATGTTTAGAgtatataaacacaaacatactcTTGTGTCCCTGTTTATCAGTTTACTTACTACACACTTTCATCCAGGGGTGTAGTGAATAATTCTGGGCCCTCTGGACGAATATTGGCCCTTCCTTCTTGTACTAACAACACAATAACTAGTAGTGGATGTTTTCAGTAAAGTCTGTCCATGCTGATCAGTGATTGTATGGGAATGCTGGTTCTTGCAGGTGGAAGCAGAtccctgtctctcctcctccagtggTTCAAACTGGAGCATTGTCGTTGCTGACAAGACAGTCATCCTGTTTGACCAGAGCTATCAGACcatcctgctgcttcttcactTCGGTATACAACTCTTTTAACGTCAATTCATCTTCTATTTACCATCAGTCAGGTGTCAGCTTGTGTCCTTTGAGATGGCTTACATTATATGGCTGCATCCCAAATCAGTCAGTCAAAGAAATTTTTAAGATGACTTGCTGGCCGTTTTGTCAAAGCAAAATCAGTTTGAGATACTGTAAAGGTTCAGTCACATGTCAGATTTCAGTTCATGTGTTTCCCATCAACACAGTTTGACCTTTCGCAGTTACTGCTGTATGTTAATACGAGGATTCCTTTTTTCAGAAACTGATGTGGATGCCATTGATGTATGCCTGGATGGGCAGTTTTTGGTGGTCTGTGAAAGAAATGGAAACCTTCATTTGATCTATGTTCCACACAAGAAAATCCTTCTCACCAGggtaggtgtttttttttaatatattttataatatcttCTAGTTGAGGATTAATCAAATGTtacacatttgcatttgtttttgttaagaGGACACGGGGGATGACACCAGCTGTAATAATCCTTCATAACTGTGTCTTTTTTCTGAAATGAGCTTGAGTTGCACttatgtacagtacattaatGTCTTGTGGCATTTTCTGGGTTTACAAGGCTTTGGTTGAAAAACCATCCAGAGACGATAAGAAAACATACCGCTATCTAATCACAGAGGAGGACAAGGCATCCTTAGGTAACATTTCTATATGAATGTGAGGAGTCATTGCGCTGGAAACATTGCACAATTTACATTTGTTAATGTGTTTTCCAGGtggttcattttttaaatcctaTTTCTGAATGATGTCcttatcatttctttttttttttttttttattgacaggGATGTACCATGTGTTCCTTCTTGTAAAGGATGGTTTTTTCCACATTACAAACCTTGC contains:
- the LOC115581614 gene encoding uncharacterized protein LOC115581614, which encodes MAGSLTIPLTLPQWDGGSRKIRFIHLVDQTSFRLTDCPNKSSVVPLFLGADLFSNTDIRTENHPRHHAKFAKKGLATKIHFSSEFRFHGLKVPTVSNSLWFYSVQGLFRIAFEMYSKQEQLAVLENFQDVWKSQINGSPLKTSYSLSVQLDFAIPSSLHDTEASNETPSQPLHCQAGRESVDVYGSDRSADHDYCSFSKQSLHSENHQLVVSKVRQKLQSLDDKLSSVTLSSSGLETVLLLLENVDRCINGNLEEKDVTEAVLALLKAKDWGCVYSSNLLSCVGRWLGQQFHAANSSISRRVEGFKVHHIERISDLPPAEELATELFPEAMQTLLLHWMGLSEESTLEKRHSEFPILLLILEFANHNLITGVAHVLYSSLICK
- the rsrc2 gene encoding arginine/serine-rich coiled-coil protein 2 isoform X1; this encodes MSASDNDSDDLTRTGSPVHHRKKHSMESSRSPRSSKHHHSRSRSRSRDRKRDRKYRRSRSRSKEARKRDSQKPSKSHRKTDEQQEPERLSAEHGEERSRRKDRRPSKGRSLSRSHSRERRHHSKSKDKRRSRSRSRDRKKKARSRSGSRTKHRHHSRSRSKSRDRKKRSEKVRRKSRSRSVNPPAFRGRNTAMDAQEALARRLERAKKLQEQKEKEMFEKQQQQQQEIAAVAAPIAAAAAAAAAASSNPGLNVAALLASGTQVTPQIAMAAQMAALQAKTLAETGIAVPSYYNPSSVNPMKFAEQEKKRKMLWQGKKEGDKSQTAELWEKLNFGNKDQNVKFRKLMGIKGEDEAEAAKPINDEGMKTLQKQEEMFRNLDVQYEMARSQTHTQRGMGLGFSSSFSRGMDSI
- the rsrc2 gene encoding arginine/serine-rich coiled-coil protein 2 isoform X2; this encodes MSASDNDSDDLTRTGSPVHHRKKHSMESSRSPRSSKHHHSRSRSRSRDRKRDRKYRRSRSRSKEARKRDSQKPSKSHRKTDEQQEPERLSAEHGEERSRRKDRRPSKGRSLSRSHSRERRHHSKSKDKRRSRSRSRDRKKKARSRSGSRTKHRHHSRSRSKSRDRKKRSEKVRRKSRSRLERAKKLQEQKEKEMFEKQQQQQQEIAAVAAPIAAAAAAAAAASSNPGLNVAALLASGTQVTPQIAMAAQMAALQAKTLAETGIAVPSYYNPSSVNPMKFAEQEKKRKMLWQGKKEGDKSQTAELWEKLNFGNKDQNVKFRKLMGIKGEDEAEAAKPINDEGMKTLQKQEEMFRNLDVQYEMARSQTHTQRGMGLGFSSSFSRGMDSI